GTTGATCCAGACTGGCCACACTCTTCTGGACCAATGTCCACATCATGTAGTTATTCAACAGACttaacagagagacagataatgttcaccatctttgcttagcctgttagcatgctaacatttgctaattagcagtaacCACAAGTCAATTAGTTGTAagatgattaatgattaattagattaattaattaattagatgATTTGTTCTGCAAGTATTTAGCCACAAAACAAAGTTACTACTATAGTTcatgagatatttcactctggaccaaagtggagGACAGACTCTACTGTCCACAGGGCCATGCTGCTACTGAGGCTGAAAACTGCCCGAGCAGACAGTCTAAaatccttcctcctcatctctgacaCCTCACGCTGGTTGGGATGTGGTTCTGATGCGGATAAACAGCTGATGACATTCTCATTATCTATTTATCACTTAGtctataaaacaacataataacaacACTTCTAATGACAGGACAGTCCTTCTCTGAGCTGGGTGGGACCTGGTTCTGATGCAGGCTTATATCAAGTCTACTGAGACTCTGTACAGCATACCGTCTGGGCAAacaagtgtttgtgtctgacctGCGGTCGGTCTTGTTGATGAGGTCGGACACCTGCTGCAGGTACTCTCGGGCGCACAGGACGACAGGCTCAGTGTCGTTCAGCTCGAGAGGAGCCAGAGAGGATGACAGGTAGTCCAACCAGTCCACGGCCGGCGCCAAGAGCtgaaacagcaaacaacaacacatattAAATACATAGAAACAAGACTGGAGACCAGCTACCAGGGAGACCACAGACTGCAGGGTTCACAAAGGGTCAAAGAATATAAGGATGGCTCTAAATACTACAATAACCATAaacctcagctgctgttgccatTGAGAAAAAAGACAGCCAGTTCTGCAGCAGCCAAAAACCGAGACCAGAACTTGACCCAACTGACCTTGAAGGGTTTATATGAAATTTAAGATCAAATCTGATGTGAGACCTGCAGGAAAACCCAACTGTGCAGTGGTTTGGGTGATATTCAGAACTCGTCGCAATGGTTACTGAACTGATCCCAAAAGGATCACAATCAGAAAGTGAATGATCCAAGCATTTTATTAAAATGCAATATTGGCAAACTGGGGCAGAAGATTACACTTTGTAGAAATGAGAGAATTTGAAGCTTTgtgatttgatgtttgtttgagaaatgcaccttgggagttgtagttgacTTCTCTCTTTATGCGAACAGGCTTTGATATTAAGACAGTTGTTGATCTTTTGCTCTCATGATTCAATAAGAGAGTTAAACAGTCAGTACCACCAGTAATTACATAGGTGTCTCACTATGGACCACATGAACCAGTCTGTCCCTTAATCCATTCGTCCCTcagtctgtccctctgtctgtctctcagcagTAATCCTCGGTGTGGGAATAGACTGTATCACCTGCGGGGGAGATGCTGAGATGAAAAACTAATCCCTGCCATCTGCTACAGCTTCATACGgtcaaaaactaaaaactaagatgctgcagagacaaaacactCCAACATCCACATGTGGGCAGCTTCACCACAGGGTCTCTTTAGTACTGTTCAGGAGCTATCAAGCATTTGAAACTGTTCATACACGGCTAATAAATGTTAAGATCAAGAGTGAACTTTGACTCTCTGCATGTTTCTTGTGTTCACGGTTTAATCCCAACAAAACGGTTCCAAACATGAACCTGACTGACTAAGTCCAAACTACGACTGAATGTCCGGTTTTCAATTCATTCCCTTTATTCTTTAGgtttattcattattcacaCAGTTGCAGACATATACATCAGATACAGTTATGGAGCTATTTTGCATCAGTAGGCCTCTctattaaaacacagagggtGAACTCTGTGTTTTAATAGATGCTGTGTTTGTCCTGCAGAGGGTGCTATATGTGGAGTACGTCATTGGTTTTAGTGAAGATCTGAGTGTGTCAGGCTGTAACTGAAGGAcacatctgtgttgttttgtgacGATAGTGTCTGAGGTGTGACAGACATCAGGGGGTGAAACAGTACTTATACCACAGTAGTACAGAAGTGTTGGCATCAAAATGttcttaaagtatcaaaagtaaaagcactcaTCATGAAGAATGGCCTGTTTCAGAATACATGGTATTATATTACTGGATTGTAATGATTGATGCATTAATGCATTCATCACTTATTTAACACTTACTTTATATTGCAGCAGGGCAGATTGAGAGTTTCCCTACAGGGATCAATATGGTCCTGTagtaaaacatcatcatttatttgttgacTATAGTTTGTATCAGTCTCAGTAACGTGAATCTGCAGAATAGCTGCAGCTGTTAGATCAATGTAGTGCAGTAGAAGAAGTACCTCGGATAAAACAGATCTGCTCCAGTAATCTGTATTCTACTGTTGAATCTGTCTGGTTCTATTTGAgcttattttttatctttggtttgactaatttttaaatatattacctgttgtttttacatcatATTTTAAAGCCTTAAATTAATCAGCATCTTCTGAAATGCTGGTTTTTGTAGTGTTGTTTATGATAcaaatctgaatattttctctttctttctttctttctttctttctttctttctttctttctttctatgtgtatgtatatactgtatttggtTAGCCATATCTGGTTATACGTACATTCTAAGCATAAGTAAATATCAAGCATCAACTTTTgaggctggaaaatgaagccaacactgaagaacaaaaagctgcagttcctctaatggccactagagtctggctccaacagtgagtcagtccccatagactcccatgttaaaatgtccaactttacagcagaaataaacatgtttacagcctggtacaaaaacagttttggtctctagagctaatttcctccttcatgacgacTGTTTatgtaactcacctgtttatattttattaaggcttaaagttatggagaattgtgtcctctttgagtgacaggtgggtgccgTCACTAACCACTAactgtctgctctgtctcacCTCAGCTCACTCAGTCACTGAACATATCCTCTTTGTTGTGTTGGAGCCTTTTGGAGgacttttaatgtaaatatgagACAGATAATTTGACTTGCTTCCCAAATGACCAACAGAACATGAGGAGGTCTGCACTGCTGTTTGTTATTTATAGCCTGTTTGTATgtgttagcactaattagcaggtatcagtgtctgCGCTCATCATACCTGACTTGTTAGCCTGCAAATAAATTAGCCATTGCCacccagctgtgctaatgatgctaatggGAGCGTATGCCTGCCACAGTCATTAAACCGGCATCATGCACCAAAGTCTTATCtccacacgcccctcctctttgaccatttttggatgaGCTGGGAGTTgggggtggagtcagacactgccaagatggcgacagtagagcagctcactctgagcatgaaaactgctcttcagaaacctgtgggtgacgtcacatAGGCTACGTTCGTCTTTACCCAATCATGGATTTAGCCAATCATGAATAAAAGCTTCATGCTGCACAGAGAGCTGTGTAAAGGTTACTGAGAACAGTTTAACCTGTGTCTTCAGCTCCATGAACCTTCAGTCATAGTGACTGGACAAATTACTTCACACATGAAGCAGTCATGAAAGTAGAGAAGCTGCTCCACAGTCAGCTGACTGATGTCTCtactgtcactctactgtcGCTTTACTGGACTCCATGTGTTTGATATAAGAAGGTCACGATTCACCTGCACTGAGAGGTTCTGTATCTGAAGTCTCCTTCATGCTTAGCCACGTTTATATAATAACTGTTAtttaacctctctctctctctctctctctctctctctctctctctctctctcagagatGCAGGCACATAGCAACAGCTCATGGCAACAGTCACCATGGTGACCCCAGAAGCATCTGCAGCCCTGAAGGACAGAGAGCTGCAACATAGAGAGACAGCTACAGTAGAACACAGCGTCAGAGCACTGCTCCTGTCTCACAGCTCCTCTCATCATTTTAACAGCCGTTTATCATCCACAATGTTTAATACTGGATCTGTCAGCTGtaacactgcacacacattaGACAGTCAATCATACACAATctgctgcacacactcacagttcaTTAGTTCAAACAGTGGTACAAACAGTACAAACTGGTGCTTTCTCCTCCAGCACACTGATGGGAAATGCTGTGCCATGCGGCTATTATTATACAGCTATTGTAATGAAGAGTAGGTGCTTGTGTATtaatttactgttattttaatcCAAAAGTCATAAAGAAATCAAGGGAAGCACATTTAATAAAGCCCTGGGGGGTGGGAGTGGATGAACAAGGTTAAAGAGTACCTGCCCGTACGCGACGCTATTAGAAGTACAGCGAACGCACCCGCAAGGAGGCGGGGATAATCTGATTGATCAACACTATACCCAGCCTTCTGTTGGTTGGGAGATTTTGGCAGGGTTATTGCACAGAAAATCCAAGAGCAGAGATGAAATCCGAGAGCAGAAGTTTTGGGAGCGCAAAGAAGCAACCTGAGCACAAGAAGAACACCTGAAGCTTGAGCATAGGAAATCCGTGCAAGCGACTATATATCTGAGTGCAAGCACACAGTTTGAGCAGGAACAGAGCAAATTTAAGCAGGAGCAGAGGCTACTTGAGTGCGAGGGCATGGTTTTGAGAGACAGTATTACAAAATCTGAAtgtgaaatcaataaatcatgtCCTCAAATTGATAAACCACGCTCTTGAATAAAGATATGAAAAAACCTCCATAGTCTTGATCACGTTCAGACCTGACTGTGACCCCTCACACAAAGTACAGGGTCAAATCCAGGCAAGTACTTTTTaacccacataaacacacactccttgTACCCACCCAGACTGTTAGCAGACCCTCCCAGGTGTTGTTGCCCTCACCTGTAGTTCAGCGATGGTGACCTTGTGATAGATCTTCTCCTCATCACGGCGCTGGTCCTGTGGGACGGTGATGTTGGCAAGCGCTGTCTCAAACTCCAGGATCTGCTGCATCTGTAGCTGAGTGGAGCTCCTCTCCCCACCGAGCAGCATCCCCAGCTCCACCATGTAGTCCAGGTACGCCGCCAGAACCTGGGACCAGCCGGGCAGGAGTGGGGACACACAAGTAAAACCAGTTTCACACATTTGTACTGGTAGCTGCCTTCTGATATCATCTCTGTAATAACCTTAATAAACCGCGACTGGAAGAATTCTCACCTTCTCATTGGCTGTCTTGTTGAGGTAATAGTCCCTGGATGGCAGGAAGAGTCCTGATTGGTCCACCTACAGAGGAGGTCACCAGGTGAATGAAACATCACCTCAGATCATCATATAGCTAACTGCAGCCTGAGGTGATGATCACACACAGATGCTACAGCTGCATCAGCCTCAAAAACACCTGGAACCTTTGGACCAATCAGCTTGGGGCACATGGACACTGACAGCCACACCTCCAACATGTCAGCTGAGTTGTACCTCAACACAACAGTTTGCATTATGTTAGGTAATGATTACGTTCATAATCAATTTCAAGATTCAGGATTCAACTGATTACTGTTGTAAAACCCAACCAGccaatctctccttcctgagtttcAGCTTTGAATAATGATCAGAACGatatgatgtcacagtaaagttgacctttgaccttttggacataaaacgtcatcacTTCAACATTTAATCcttttagacatttgtgtttaattgtgtcataattattGTATTAACTGAAACTTGTGATCTAAAACTTGCGATTTCAATTTatggacaaaaacatgttttgtgaggtcacagcaaccttgacctttgaccttgttGTCCATGTTTGACAGAGACTCTTCTGTTTGCTGATGGTTGCTGGTTTTTTTTCACCGTCTTCTCTCAGTGAGGTTGGTTACAGATAAACTGTGATGAACTTCTCAAGCTAGTTCgatatttagtcataaaggTTTGGTTGGTTGAGTAAAAGTCAACATCTGTCTGTCACCTTCGTACTTTGTTAACCCTCTGTGATCTGGTTCTAGGCCTGGCTTACTTCGATGACGTTGCTGTTGGAGTTTTTGGGATCAGCACTGACTCCCACACTGAAGAAAGGATTAGCTCTGTACGGACCAGAAACCACCTTCAGAACCTCCATGAAGTTCTCCTTCTCCCAGGGACCCGTCATGTTCCAGCCGCCGATCTAAAGAGAGATATCAGAGAGAGTCTGATCCATGAGACCGGCACCTGAGACTACCAACGAGCAGCTGAGACCATCTTCtgttaaacacatttacatctTTAAAGACAAGGACTCATAAAACTCTACTTGTTTGCTGATGACAGCCTCTTTTTCACAGTGATTTGTTTACTAATATTGACACTCTTAATCTCCTACATCACACTTTCAATTACAATAATGAGAGCTCATATTAAATGAGAAGAcccagacagagagatagattCATCTCAGTAGCTCCGTACATCAGGAAATCTTGCGGATCAGAAGCTTCGTGtcttactgtaaaaaaaactcaATCGTCCTGATCATGtaagtttttaaaaaccatGGCCTTGAACCATGTGCACCGGAGTGATGCAGTGGCGACAATGTGTACAGCTGGTTACCTTGGCGATGAGGTCTATGAGAGGCTGAGCTCCCAGCTCTTCAATCCTCTGTGTGTTGAGACAGGACAGGTAGTAGGACTGGGTCTTCCTCTCCGCCTCGCTGCTGCCATTAAAGGTCCCGTTCTCTAAAGAGTAATACAACACACAGTCAGGGACACCTGTCCTGGAAGACCTGGGGACTTTCAATGACCCGaaacagaaaaccacaaaaGATACTAACTTCAAACTGAGCTGTAAACCTCCTCTCTTTCTACCTTATCATTGATCCCTTGTGTCAACTTTTGTCCGACAGAATTATAAGAAAAGATTCAACTGCTCTGATTCTAAAATAACCTTTACCATATCTTAACACTGAACTTAACACTTCCAGCTGTGGGGCAGGAGGAAACATTACATTCAGCTGATCCTGGGCATGTGGCATCCCAGTCTGGgtcaaacaaaaccaaacagtgtGTGAAGGTATCCCAACACCTAACCCTAACACTAaccaggggtggacagtaacaaagtacatttacttgttTAATGTACTTGAGTATATTTTTCAGTATCTGTACtttgagtattttcttttttgtaaacttctgacttttacttCTCTACACTTAAAAGACTACatttccactacatttctatgaaggactcttactttgaagcaggtTTTAGTATATGGACCATGACTGTATGAagcctgagaggcaaaacccAGGGCAGCAAAACTCCATTAAGAAACCACTTCTGCTCATTTAACTGAGTAAAACCAGCTTAAAGTGATGATGTTAGTGTTGGCCAGTCTCTCTCCACCTTTCCACCCAGCTGTCTTACCCAGCAGGTGTTTGAGCAGTGCCTGGTTCTGCTCCCAGATGCTGTTGAAGGTGGACCAACGCGAGCGCCCATCAGGCAGCGGATTCTTCCTCATCCAGCCTCCGCAGGCAAACTGGTAGAAGTCATGGCAGGGGTCAACGCTGCGGTCCATCGCCTCCACCATCTGACTGGCCACTGTGACGCAAGCCTCTGACAGGCACAGGCCATGCCCACTGTCTGcagagcatcatgggaaaaaaaatagaagaataaaTAACTGAGGGTGAACCAGAGAGGACAGAAATCTGAAGCTGCAGGAGGCAAGCGAGGGTGAAAGGataagaaaggaaaggaaagaggaggcaGGAAAAGAGAGGTGGAGGTAAAGGACTGAAGGAGGTAGGGAAGTTAGATACGGATGGGTGGGGGTAGGAAAGGAAGGGAAAGATAATAAAAGGAatggggaggaaggggaggaagggaaggaagggaTGGGctgagaaggaaaggaggaggcagagaagagtAGGTaggggaaggaaaggaaacgaaagggaggcagagaagaaaTAATGATGAAAGTAATGAAGGACATGCAAGGGTAGGAAAGGAAGGGAGAGGGGAGGCTTAGAAGGAAATGTAGAAAAGGAAAGATATTAaataaagagaatgaaaaagaaggaaatgggAGACTGAGATGTATAAAGGTGGAGGTGGAAATGGTAAAGTGGGGGTAGAAAACGAGGgatggaaatgaaaggaaagggaaggaaacaAAAATGCAGGAGATAGGGAAGTaggggaggaggaaaggaggacaCAGATAAGGAAGGGGAAAGGTGGAGAGGGCTAAACaggggaaggaaaggaagacaAGAAATGTAAGAGGAGTcgaggaagaggagatggaaaTAAGGATGtagggaaggaaaggaggaggtaAAAAAGGAGAGGTGTGGGTAGGAAAGGGGGAAATTGAGAGGAAAGGGatgggagggaaggaaaggaggaggtaGTGAAGGGTACACAGGgttaagaggaggaggaggtagaaaAGGAGAGACGAGGGtaggaaagaaagggaaaggaaacaggaaagaaggaagtagagaaggagaggaggaggcaggtgtATGTGTGATGTATGCACCTGAACTGAGCCGCAGTCCAAGGACCAGCAGACAGGCCAGCAGGGCCAGCAGGGCAGCCAGGAGCAGGACGGAGAGCAGAACCTCCAGCTGAGTCCTCCGGCCCAGGATGTCCACTCCTCCCTTCCTGAAGCCCACCTGAGACAGAGACCCACAGAGACTCACAGCGACTCACAGAGACCCACAGGGACCCACAGAGACCCACAGAGACCCACAGGGACCCACAGGGACCCACAGAGACTCACAGCGACTCACAGAGACCCACAGAGACTCACAGTGACTCACAGAGACCCACAGAGACTCACAGAGACTCATAGAGACCCACAGAGACTCACAGAGACCCACAGAGACTCACAGCGACTCACAGAGACCCACAGGGACCCACAGGGACCCACAGGGACCCACAGAGACTCACAGAGACTCACAGCGACTCACAGAGACCCACAGGGAcccacagagactcagagacccACAGGGACCCACAGGGACCCACAGGGACCCACAGAGAGTCTGAATACAAACAACTGGACAAGAACTGTCCCTCTTAACTAAGACCTGATGGGATATATAATCTGAACAGTGTATTCTGGTCTatgatgtgaacctggtctctgggtGTGAACCTGCATGACACCTAAGTCTGGACAAAAACAGAGTCCAGTCTGCATCCAGGATCCTGGTTCCAGAGGTGGTTCTGTATGAAGAGGCTTATTAGAGATCCAGAACtcttaaatctgtgtgtgtctacctgaagctcctcctcctcctccacagagccccccccccctgctcctctctctgtgggtGGTGGACCCACATGGAGGTGGCCCcatgatgttgtgttttcagtccaAGCCCCCCCAGGTCTGTCTCAAGCCCTGTGACTCTGAGCTGGGATTTAGATCAGTCTGAATTCAGGACTTCACCTGGGACCAGTTAGCCACGGGAGACGGAGCAGACTTCCTGAGGACACCACTCCGGTTCTAAGAGCGAACCTCATGTTCAACTCAGCTGAGTCAGACACACTGTCTCTTCTCTACAACACTGTTGTGTTGAtgcagtgcgtgtgtgtgtgtgtgtgtgtgtgtgtgtgtgtgtgttgtgttcactgaccTCCACTCTGTCAGGAGACGAGGCCGACTCAGCTGGAGCATCagacacctcctcctcctccaatgTAGCTCGCTTATAGCTGGAcatctgcagacagagagacaggcagacagacagataaacaggcGTTCAGTAATGTCCACACTAACACAGAAAACTGTGGATAAATCCAATCTGggttgaaaacagaaaacagagcttTTCATCAGGAGTCAGTGTGACTGCTGGTTCACGTCTGTGGTCAAAAACTCTTTTTTCTCATGaaggttcaaactgagtgaaGTGAGCTGACgaatctgagcagcagccatgataagagctgaggaaaggagcttcaatgcttcctatcttatctcctttagcagaggaaacactggaccttcctttaccAAAGGAAA
The Seriola aureovittata isolate HTS-2021-v1 ecotype China chromosome 4, ASM2101889v1, whole genome shotgun sequence genome window above contains:
- the ece2b gene encoding endothelin-converting enzyme 2b, which encodes MSVALQDLRNTMSSYKRATLEEEEVSDAPAESASSPDRVEVGFRKGGVDILGRRTQLEVLLSVLLLAALLALLACLLVLGLRLSSDSGHGLCLSEACVTVASQMVEAMDRSVDPCHDFYQFACGGWMRKNPLPDGRSRWSTFNSIWEQNQALLKHLLENGTFNGSSEAERKTQSYYLSCLNTQRIEELGAQPLIDLIAKIGGWNMTGPWEKENFMEVLKVVSGPYRANPFFSVGVSADPKNSNSNVIEVDQSGLFLPSRDYYLNKTANEKVLAAYLDYMVELGMLLGGERSSTQLQMQQILEFETALANITVPQDQRRDEEKIYHKVTIAELQLLAPAVDWLDYLSSSLAPLELNDTEPVVLCAREYLQQVSDLINKTDRSLLNNYMMWTLVQKSVASLDQRFENAQDKLLESLYGTKKSCTPRWQTCIGNTDDTLGFALGALFVKATFDKHSKEIAEEMINEIRSAFKEALDRLNWMDHDTRQAAKDKADAIYDMIGFPEFILDSKELDDVYDGYEVSDDSFFQNMLNFYNFSARVMADQLRKTPNKDQWSMTPPAVNAYYMPSKNGIVFPAGILQAPFYAHDHPKALNFGGIGVVMGHELTHAFDDQGREYDKEGNLRPWWQNSSVEAFRQRTECMVDQYSRYTVNGEHINGKQTLGENIADNGGLKAAYHAYRSWVKRNGEEKRLPAVNLTNDQLFFVGFAQVWCSVRTPESAHEGLVTDPHSPPRYRVIGTLANSPDFSRHFNCPAGTPMNTGRRCEVW